Proteins encoded together in one Triticum dicoccoides isolate Atlit2015 ecotype Zavitan chromosome 7B, WEW_v2.0, whole genome shotgun sequence window:
- the LOC119336952 gene encoding uncharacterized protein LOC119336952 → MARRHHHLLLPLLALAVSLVAAAPEGHGDAAAFIDGASHRYLRDQQDGQATSMSLDEVSAAVSVLLGFAPPAMLPLPSSAKLNKLLLPKPFDRPRAVFLMQIDGSHDSVDSFISDAGSIYKTKIDGANNATTGLTDKDELIVIRSDESSGSDVLDNELTDLATWLEGSYQKADGKLNIPLKSGNSLTLLLNKEVDVEFASSLISLLKTIKRGIQVHEDFSGGIVSPAELLVCRFTGIKALEDEYGSAEIVKQGAEVVRTALTKAFDQLQGAYNGKIVGLVISTEEASTSLASIIDGPSSLHISRRLAEASKTNATASIAAIYLVRLSLAWITGIILLVSTLIGICLLMNMPLTRDTLLYSNVKMD, encoded by the exons atggctcGCCGTCACCACcatctcctcctccctctcctcgcgcTTGCCGTCtccctcgtcgccgccgcccctgaG GGGCATGGAGATGCCGCGGCCTTCATCGACGGCGCGTCGCACCGCTACCTGAGGGACCAGCAGGACGGCCAG GCCACGTCGATGTCACTTGATGAAGTTTCCGCAGCTGTTTCTGTCTTGCTTGGTTTTGCACCACCTGCCATGCTTCCTCTGCCTTCTTCTGCAAAG TTAAACAAGCTGCTACTCCCAAAGCCATTTGACAGGCCTCGTGCTGTTTTCTTGATGCAAATTGATGGATCCCATG ACTCTGTCGATAGCTTCATATCTGATGCCGGTAGTATTTACAAAACCAAGATTGATGGTGCAAACAATGCTACTACAGGGCTTACAG ATAAGGATGAATTGATTGTCATTCGTTCAGATGAATCTTCTGGATCAGATGTTCTTGATAATGAACTCACCGACTTG GCAACCTGGTTGGAGGGATCCTACCAGAAGGCTGATGGCAAATTAAACATCCCCTTGAAGAGTGGAAACAGTCTTACTTTGCTCCTCAATAAG GAAGTAGACGTTGAATTTGCATCCAGCTTGATCTCGCTTCTCAAAACCATCAAAAGGGGTATTCAGGTTCATGAAGATTTTTCAGGAGGCATCGTGAGCCCTGCAGAGTTATTAGTATGCCGCTTCACGGGCATTAAG GCTCTGGAAGATGAATATGGTTCTGCAGAAATTGTTAAGCAGGGAGCTGAAGTAGTTCGGACAGCTCTGACCAAAGCATTTGATCAATTGCAGGGAGCATATAACG GGAAAATTGTTGGGCTGGTAATATCCACTGAGGAGGCTTCAACATCCTTGGCGTCCATCATCGATGGACCGTCTTCATTGCATATCTCGAGACGGCTTGCAGAAGCATCGAAAACTAATGCTACAGCTTCTATAGCTGCTATATATCTTGTTAGATTGAGTCTTGCATGGATTACAGGGATCATCCTTCTTGTCTCAACTCTCATTGGG ATTTGCCTGCTCATGAACATGCCGCTTACCAGGGACACACTCCTATATTCAAATGTCAAGATGGATTAG
- the LOC119340623 gene encoding disease resistance protein RGA5-like, whose product MEPVSFATGAMGSVLGKLGALLADDHEVPNVDDVEALKAELQAVHASLKAISQAEDPGEQGRRWMKEAREFSYDVEDAIDEFMLPPRDGSGNTASDVFSEKFSTWLRDAAARRRTGQEISDSISRAGGGGIEAEDDCSFYKEMREPVGLDRPAAELVKMLNGGGKKLGVVSIVGCGGLGKTTLARRVYDTLGEQFEYRAFVSVSRRPRVVALLRDIRSQLGCEHDQTVTEDAQSLADSISNFLQDKRYLIIVDDVWDIQTWDIIKGAFPKSNFGSRIITTTRIHEVAKSCCASCGGRVYTLSLLSIVDSERLFFKMVFNSGEQCPSHLRSVSDKILQKCGGLPLVIIAISGLLVANTHEDQWEQVYSSIRHGLGSNPAVERTMRTLLLGYFDLTPCLKSCLLYLSVFPEGYAIKKERLVMRWIAEGFIPEEHGHTLYESAERCFNELISRNLIQSGEINKFGEVESCRVHGIILDFLVSMSNKDNFVTLIGVPGVNPEPQNKVRRLSLQGDSEIPADLILCNARSLSVFGHCVKMPSLLKFRHLRILDFEGSGEVEDQHLAEMGDLVHLKYLRLKSKIGKLPQQIAELQSLESLEICESNATTEIPSAINQLTQLVRLVVNDETILPDEIGGLKALQVLRGINVNTQSTNFVRQVCLLSNLRELSISFINYYAGDNWKENQEEMVNSVCQLGRANLHVLHITINEGADEIFEESWSPAPHSLRELVVEVGIVSSVPRWVGSLVNLQKLAVPMWEVGEEDVVILGSLPDLRHLSLTALAAGSKEGRLRVTQSHGFPSLVSFWIGGEECALGLVFEAGSMPKLQNLELEFDAEETSSVTDGGFDFGIKHLSCLTSTTVRSTYDDPIRPTLEVAMERCINEHPNRPTLIWMK is encoded by the exons CGACGTGGAGGACGCCATAGACGAGTTCATGCTCCCTCCCCGCGACGGATCTGGTAATACTGCCTCAGATGTCTTCTCTGAAAAGTTCAGCACCTGGTTGAGGGACGCGGCGGCTCGCCGTCGGACAGGCCAAGAGATCAGCGAcagcatctctagggccggcggcggcggcatcgaGGCAGAGGATGACTGCTCTTTCTACAAGGAGATGCGTGAGCCCGTGGGCCTTGACAGACCCGCTGCTGAACTCGTCAAAATGCTGAACGGGGGAGGGAAGAAGTTGGGGGTGGTTTCCATCGTCGGGTGTGGCGGGCTGGGCAAGACCACTCTTGCTCGTCGTGTCTACGACACATTGGGTGAGCAGTTCGAGTACAGGGCTTTCGTCTCCGTCTCCCGGAGACCTCGTGTGGTGGCACTTTTGAGGGACATTCGCAGCCAACTGGGGTGTGAGCATGACCAAACCGTAACTGAGGATGCACAATCGCTCGCTGACAGCATCTCCAATTTCCTTCAGGATAAAAG GTACTTGATAATAGTAGATGATGTATGGGATATTCAAACATGGGATATTATTAAGGGTGCCTTTCCAAAAAGCAATTTTGGCAGCAGAATAATCACAACAACGCGTATACATGAAGTAGCCAAATCATGCTGTGCTTCATGTGGGGGTCGAGTTTATACGTTAAGCCTTCTCAGTATTGTGGACTCAGAAAGGTTGTTTTTTAAGATGGTGTTTAATTCCGGTGAGCAATGCCCGTCCCACCTCAGAAGTGTTTCTGACAAGATCTTGCAAAAATGTGGTGGTCTGCCCCTGGTAATTATTGCTATATCCGGTTTGCTGGTTGCCAACACGCATGAAGATCAATGGGAGCAAGTGTACAGTTCTATTAGGCATGGACTTGGAAGCAACCCTGCTGTTGAAAGAACCATGAGGACTTTGTTGCTAGGCTACTTTGATCTTACTCCTTGCCTAAAATCATGCCTGCTTTACCTCAGTGTATTCCCAGAAGGTTATGCTATCAAGAAGGAACGTTTGGTAATGAGATGGATTGCCGAGGGGTTCATTCCTGAAGAGCATGGGCACACCCTATATGAATCAGCAGAGAGGTGTTTTAACGAGCTCATCAGCCGGAACCTGATCCAATCAGGGGAGATAAATAAGTTTGGTGAGGTGGAAAGCTGTCGAGTCCATGGCATAATTCTTGATTTCCTCGTGTCCATGTCAAACAAAGACAATTTTGTTACTTTAATTGGTGTACCTGGTGTAAATCCTGAGCCGCAAAACAAAGTCCGCCGACTGTCTCTACAGGGTGATAGTGAAATTCCAGCAGATCTTATTTTGTGTAATGCCCGGTCACTTTCTGTTTTTGGTCATTGTGTTAAAATGCCATCCCTCTTGAAGTTCAGACACTTGCGCATTTTAGATTTTGAAGGTTCGGGGGAAGTAGAAGATCAGCATCTTGCAGAAATGGGTGATCTGGTCCATCTTAAGTACCTGAGGCTCAAGTCAAAAATTGGAAAGCTTCCCCAACAAATAGCAGAGTTACAGTCCTTGGAGTCACTTGAGATATGCGAAAGTAATGCGACAACTGAAATTCCATCAGCCATCAATCAACTTACACAATTGGTACGTCTAGTTGTTAACGATGAAACTATATTACCGGATGAAATTGGTGGCCTCAAAGCATTGCAAGTGCTCAGAGGCATTAATGTCAACACCCAGTCGACCAACTTTGTTCGGCAAGTTTGTCTGCTATCAAACCTGAGGGAACTGAGCATAAGTTTTATCAACTATTATGCTGGTGATAACTGGAAGGAGAACCAGGAAGAGATGGTCAATTCGGTATGTCAGCTAGGCAGAGCAAACCTTCATGTTCTACACATTACCATCAACGAGGGAGCAGATGAGATCTTTGAGGAGTCATGGAGCCCTGCTCCACATAGTCTCCGGGAACTTGTCGTCGAGGTGGGCattgtctccagtgttccaagatgGGTTGGCTCACTTGTCAACCTCCAGAAATTAGCGGTGCCTATGTGGGAAGTTGGGGAGGAGGATGTGGTGATCCTGGGAAGCCTACCTGATCTGCGTCATCTTAGCCTCACTGCATTGGCAGCTGGATCAAAAGAAGGGCGTCTCAGAGTCACCCAAAGCCATGGGTTCCCTTCCTTGGTAAGTTTCTGGATCGGCGGAGAAGAGTGTGCACTGGGGTTAGTTTTTGAAGCTGGTTCCATGCCAAAGCTACAAAATCTTGAGCTCGAGTTCGATGCAGAGGAAACTAGTTCTGTGACTGATGGCGGTTTTGATTTTGGCATCAAGCATCTCTCCTGCCTCACAAGCACAACGGTTCGCTCTACTTACGACGATCCCATTCGTCCCACGTTGGAGGTTGCCATGGAGAGATGCATTAACGAGCATCCCAACCGTCCCACGTTGATATGGATGAAATGA